From a region of the Schistocerca nitens isolate TAMUIC-IGC-003100 chromosome 8, iqSchNite1.1, whole genome shotgun sequence genome:
- the LOC126199409 gene encoding uncharacterized protein LOC126199409, with translation MSENVPWSDTGLWINARVLALAGMWKPPWIQPKWYLLYRAWVLFTLFSFLVAEIQALWHFWGNIDKITHDTCLMISTVLSLIKFFSLVLRQEEFFRMVQRIDDISAEQKKTGDSETISILDASYRSARAVTLYMTFLGGSMPGVWATIPSIMRKLGVFPPERELPATAWYTSRDTQTPYYEILSTLQYFSMQYSFFTAVGPDLLFVSMIIHAAGQLEVLNARLRRVGKMNGNRSTTSSKQQKTEEELSVEVSSGEVMWKDLCSCIEHHKDVIE, from the coding sequence ATGTCGGAGAACGTACCCTGGTCAGATACTGGACTGTGGATAAACGCTCGTGTTCTTGCGCTTGCTGGTATGTGGAAACCGCCATGGATCCAACCAAAGTGGTATCTGCTGTACAGAGCATGGGTGCTCTTTACGCTATTCAGCTTCCTCGTCGCTGAGATTCAGGCCCTCTGGCACTTCTGGGGAAACATTGACAAAATCACCCATGACACATGTCTTATGATCAGCACAGTTCTAAGTCTAATAAAATTCTTTAGCTTGGTTTTGAGACAGGAAGAATTTTTtcgcatggtgcagagaatagaCGATATCAGCGCGGAACAAAAGAAGACTGGCGATTCAGAAACAATCTCTATCCTCGACGCATCGTACAGATCTGCGAGAGCTGTCACGCTGTACATGACTTTTCTGGGAGGGTCTATGCCTGGCGTCTGGGCTACAATTCCTAGTATCATGCGGAAGCTCGGCGTATTTCCACCGGAGAGGGAACTTCCTGCCACGGCCTGGTACACCAGCAGGGACACCCAGACACCGTACTACGAAATACTCAGCACACTGCAGTACTTCAGTATGCAGTACAGTTTCTTCACTGCGGTGGGTCCAGACTTGCTTTTTGTATCCATGATAATTCACGCAGCTGGTCAGCTGGAGGTTCTCAATGCTAGACTGAGACGTGTTGGCAAAATGAATGGAAACCGCAGCACTACCAgtagtaaacagcagaagacagAGGAGGAACTTTCGGTCGAAGTTTCCAGTGGGGAGGTGATGTGGAAAGATCTCTGCAGCTGCATCGAGCACCATAAGGACGTCATAGAGTGA